In Streptomyces sp. P3, one DNA window encodes the following:
- a CDS encoding helix-turn-helix domain-containing protein, whose product MSENLTLGDRLRTARRTRKLSAAQLAQKVAVSPSYVQKLESGARKASPSLVLALAKALRFGPEVLTGQPYYGEPEAEDGVHAVIPELRRLLLCYDTPDDLEIAPRALPVLASEVDQVAALRRDARYAPMGPLLPPIITELTHVALGGSNGDRNKAFWHLARAYRAVNSLAHKMGHHDLSNTALERVRWAADRSGDPLMQFTAGYLVAGAMLRQGAYSPARRRLVALRTELERLQPERSFTEDALAVDGALLLKLAVLEARENNSNRAEAYLREAEQVARMGGNRDSLAYEMSFGPTNIRIHEVHAMIDMGDTEQALARLAEWSPVSGGEWAPPATTVGERSSHHFIDVASAKLAVGDRGGSFADLKRARKVAPNHTRFHPSVRETTAALLRMDTHPSNELSAFGSWTGISTM is encoded by the coding sequence ATGAGTGAAAACCTGACGCTGGGAGACCGTCTCCGTACGGCACGTAGGACACGGAAGCTGTCTGCCGCCCAGCTGGCACAGAAGGTCGCAGTCTCCCCGAGCTACGTGCAGAAGCTGGAGTCCGGCGCGCGGAAGGCTTCACCGTCGCTGGTGCTGGCGCTTGCCAAGGCACTGCGCTTCGGCCCCGAGGTCCTGACCGGGCAGCCGTACTACGGTGAGCCGGAAGCCGAGGACGGCGTTCATGCCGTCATTCCCGAACTGCGCCGCCTCCTGCTCTGTTACGACACCCCCGACGACCTGGAGATCGCCCCGCGCGCGCTTCCCGTGCTCGCCTCGGAGGTCGACCAAGTGGCGGCCCTGCGTCGCGACGCCCGCTACGCCCCGATGGGCCCCCTGCTGCCGCCGATCATCACTGAGCTGACGCATGTGGCCCTTGGCGGCAGCAACGGCGACAGGAACAAGGCGTTCTGGCATCTCGCGCGCGCCTACCGTGCCGTGAACTCTCTCGCCCACAAGATGGGCCACCACGACCTGTCGAACACCGCGTTGGAGCGTGTCCGGTGGGCAGCCGACCGCTCTGGCGACCCCCTGATGCAGTTCACGGCCGGCTATCTGGTCGCCGGGGCGATGCTCCGCCAGGGTGCCTACTCGCCGGCACGCCGTAGGCTCGTCGCGCTGCGTACCGAGTTGGAGCGGCTGCAGCCGGAACGCTCCTTCACGGAGGACGCGCTCGCGGTCGACGGCGCTCTGCTGTTGAAGCTCGCGGTCCTGGAAGCTCGCGAGAACAACTCCAATCGTGCCGAGGCGTACCTGCGGGAGGCGGAGCAGGTGGCGCGCATGGGGGGCAACCGCGACTCCCTTGCGTACGAGATGTCGTTCGGCCCGACGAACATCCGCATTCACGAGGTGCACGCGATGATCGACATGGGCGACACCGAGCAGGCTCTCGCCCGCCTGGCCGAGTGGTCCCCGGTCTCCGGTGGCGAGTGGGCGCCGCCCGCGACGACCGTCGGTGAGCGGTCGAGCCACCACTTCATCGACGTGGCATCCGCGAAGCTCGCTGTGGGCGACAGGGGTGGCTCCTTCGCCGATCTCAAGCGGGCGCGCAAGGTCGCACCGAACCACACGCGGTTCCATCCGTCCGTTCGTGAGACCACTGCGGCGTTGCTCAGGATGGACACGCATCCCTCCAACGAGCTGTCTGCGTTCGGCAGTTGGACGGGAATTAGCACAATGTGA
- a CDS encoding NUDIX domain-containing protein — protein MPEKVTKDKVLCYVVRDGKLLVFRHTDYSYEEVGIQVPAGSIREGETPEAAALREAREETGLKDFKIVRKLGETEYDISPYRFEIQRRHVFHLELTEPTPERWTSQEDHDGEQEPTHFECFWVPLEAAHILQSGQGALLGRLSD, from the coding sequence GTGCCCGAGAAGGTCACCAAGGACAAGGTTCTCTGCTACGTCGTACGCGACGGCAAGCTGCTGGTGTTCCGTCACACCGACTACAGCTACGAGGAAGTCGGCATCCAGGTCCCAGCCGGCAGCATCCGCGAGGGAGAGACGCCGGAGGCGGCGGCCCTGCGTGAGGCCCGCGAGGAGACCGGTCTCAAGGACTTCAAGATCGTGCGAAAGCTCGGCGAAACCGAGTACGACATCAGTCCGTACCGGTTCGAGATCCAGCGCCGCCACGTCTTCCACCTGGAGCTGACCGAGCCGACCCCGGAGCGGTGGACCAGCCAGGAGGACCACGACGGCGAGCAGGAGCCCACACACTTCGAGTGCTTCTGGGTCCCGCTGGAGGCCGCCCACATCCTCCAGTCCGGCCAGGGAGCCCTGTTGGGACGCCTGTCCGACTGA
- a CDS encoding radical SAM protein, with translation MRHTTEQHGPIAQLYRGLDTEDTASAVSVILKLRGDTCDIDCLYCYEKRKEAPGGARIDAGQVRRLAELFRGRRLAVELHGGEPLTAGRDHIADVLRELASQPNVVRVSLQTNGVLLDEQWLDLFDSLYPRLQIGISLDGDARGNAWRVGYDGKPVYPRVTNALQLLGSRGRKVGVIAAVTPAVLGRAEAVLDHLAGFEAVNAVSFVPCFDTSVRRPTAITGRRVPASRLLQQAAVGDADGPGWAIRPHEYAEFVLAATAHWIRAGHFGRVKLEPAVSTIRRLRGLDSGFCHFSDMKCDHVFTLYPDGRLGSCDELPWPQARLTLLDESSVESGVVKAQRGSNLLNQGKALMEKCVTCDYRSACGGGCVATRWRYDQAGDQDAYCDYRMRLIDGIAALLAQPSHPTGVWCRTARWRPRTPNSMRDVSAFLARWNQAGSFRAPVRVRTSAHGNINTVGLPGVHEADDLDPAHPQWHEAIEPGVRPLVDAITRDWQLVTYDSCQGHSYADLELRPTERRIGVLPRTPAEYAATAAAMCRAVTVAATSLPPAVRVTIGRAELTCETTSRTTPVLDLTLLPAPGHDWSVYFDTVDAATAVIAEALRSKQPTAQGGCSCPVPQAAAGPVEGVLA, from the coding sequence ATGCGCCACACCACCGAACAGCACGGCCCGATCGCCCAGCTGTATCGCGGACTCGACACCGAGGACACCGCCAGCGCCGTATCGGTGATCCTGAAGCTACGCGGTGACACCTGCGACATCGACTGCCTCTACTGCTACGAGAAACGCAAGGAGGCCCCGGGAGGAGCCCGGATCGACGCCGGTCAGGTACGCCGGCTCGCCGAGCTCTTCCGGGGGCGCCGCCTCGCCGTCGAACTGCACGGCGGGGAACCGCTGACCGCCGGCCGCGATCACATCGCCGACGTCCTGCGTGAACTAGCCTCCCAGCCCAATGTCGTCCGCGTCTCGCTACAGACCAACGGCGTGCTGCTGGACGAGCAGTGGCTGGACCTCTTCGACTCCCTGTACCCCCGCCTACAGATCGGCATCTCCCTGGACGGCGACGCCCGGGGCAACGCCTGGCGGGTCGGCTACGACGGCAAGCCCGTCTACCCGCGCGTCACCAACGCCCTGCAGCTGCTGGGGAGTCGTGGGCGGAAGGTGGGCGTGATTGCGGCGGTTACCCCCGCCGTGCTCGGGCGCGCCGAGGCCGTCCTCGATCACCTCGCCGGCTTCGAGGCGGTGAATGCGGTCAGCTTCGTTCCCTGCTTCGACACCTCGGTCCGGCGTCCGACCGCTATCACGGGGCGCCGCGTGCCGGCGAGCCGTCTTCTCCAGCAGGCTGCCGTAGGCGACGCCGATGGTCCCGGCTGGGCCATCAGGCCGCACGAGTACGCGGAGTTCGTACTCGCCGCGACCGCCCACTGGATCAGGGCCGGTCACTTCGGCCGTGTGAAGCTGGAACCGGCCGTCTCGACCATCCGGCGGCTGCGCGGGCTGGACTCCGGCTTCTGCCACTTCTCCGACATGAAGTGTGACCACGTCTTCACCCTCTATCCCGACGGCCGACTCGGCAGTTGCGACGAACTTCCGTGGCCGCAGGCCCGACTCACCCTTCTCGACGAGAGCTCGGTGGAGTCCGGCGTCGTCAAGGCCCAGCGGGGCTCGAACCTGCTGAACCAGGGAAAGGCCCTGATGGAGAAGTGCGTCACCTGCGACTACCGGTCAGCATGCGGTGGCGGCTGCGTCGCCACGCGGTGGCGCTATGACCAGGCCGGGGACCAGGACGCCTACTGCGACTACCGGATGCGGTTGATCGACGGTATAGCCGCGCTCCTCGCTCAACCCTCGCACCCGACGGGTGTCTGGTGCCGCACGGCGCGCTGGCGTCCACGCACACCGAACAGCATGCGCGACGTCAGCGCCTTCCTCGCCCGCTGGAACCAGGCCGGCTCGTTCAGGGCCCCGGTACGCGTCCGCACCAGCGCGCACGGCAACATCAACACCGTCGGCCTGCCCGGAGTCCACGAGGCCGACGACCTGGACCCGGCCCACCCCCAGTGGCACGAGGCGATCGAGCCCGGGGTCCGGCCCTTGGTCGACGCCATCACCCGGGACTGGCAGCTGGTCACGTACGACAGCTGCCAGGGGCACTCCTACGCCGACCTGGAACTACGGCCCACCGAGCGTCGGATCGGCGTTCTCCCTCGCACCCCGGCCGAGTACGCCGCGACCGCCGCCGCTATGTGCAGGGCCGTCACCGTGGCCGCCACTTCCCTACCACCGGCGGTGCGAGTGACCATCGGGCGCGCCGAACTGACGTGCGAGACAACGAGCCGGACAACGCCCGTGTTGGACCTGACTCTGCTGCCGGCCCCCGGCCACGACTGGTCGGTGTACTTCGACACCGTGGACGCGGCCACCGCGGTCATCGCGGAGGCCTTGCGCAGCAAGCAGCCCACGGCACAGGGCGGATGCTCCTGCCCGGTGCCGCAGGCCGCCGCAGGCCCTGTCGAGGGAGTGCTGGCGTGA